The Ignavibacteriales bacterium genome contains the following window.
CGAAGCAGATCGCCAAACAATTTGGTCGAGTTGATGTCTTAATTAATAACGCGGGAATCACATCATTCAAATCAATTTCTGAAACGTCAATCAAAGAAATTGATGCTATTTTAAAGACTAATCTTTTAGGGCACATAGCATGTATAAAGTCGGTTCTTCCATCTATGATTGAGCGGAAGGGTGGTTCAATTTTTAATATCATTTCTATGGTTGCCGTAAAGATGTATGAAAACTCCGGTGCTTATACAGCATCTAAATCGGGTATGCTCGGTTTCGGGAAAGTATTGCGGGAGGAAGTGCGAAACCTTAATATCAAGGTTGTTAATGTAATCCCCGGCGCCACGGACACTGAAATATGGAATAAAAAAATCAGAGAAAAATACTCTGACAGAATGATGAAAGCGAAAAGTGTGGCTGAAGCGATTCTTTCCGTTTATCAAATGCCGGATGATGTAGTGATTGATGAACTTGTTATCAGACCTATTACCGGAGATATTAATTAAATCATCAGAAGGACCTCCAAGATCGACTATAAAAGAAAATACCGAATCATTGTAAATGAATCGGTATTCTCTTTTTAAAAAACTATAGATTTATTTTATGATAATCATCTTCTTTACATTTGAATAAAATCTGGCAGATCCTTCTTCCGCCTTGGATTCTGCGAGCAGACTATAGAAATAGACACCGGCAGGGAAGGAACCTGCATCAAGATCAACTTCCCACCCAGATCCCGCATCAAATTCTTCCCGATTTAATAAAGTTGTAATATCCTGACCGAGTATATTATAAATTTTCAAAGTTACCAATGATGCCTCCGGAAGATCAAATGAAAGAGTAGTAGCTGGATTAAAAGGATTAGGATAATTTTGATTTAGTGAATATTCTGTTGGTAATGGTTCCGGTGGATTATAAACCGATAAACTCGCCATGGCAGCAGCCGATTTCAGAAAAGGTATATCGTATGCTGTTCGGTAACTTCGCCATTTAAATTTACTTCCGATCCAACCAACTGATGTGTCAGTCAACACCGGACTGGAGAATGCCTCATTAATCCGCTTCACAGTTTTTAAAAGTGAATCGTAAATCCAAAATGGAACTCCCTCCCATCTGGTCATTACTGTGTCTGCATATAATGAGATGTCTTTAATAGTTTTATCAGTGCCCCACGGACCCGGCCATGTATATCTCAGCGCTCCCAGATTATTAGCAATATCTGTATATCCTTTTTCACTCGCAATCAGATTTATTTTTAACGTAAGTAATTGAGGAATAAGTAGGTCGTTCTTTTTATCGGAGCCAATAGTTTTCCATCTCTTGAGCATCGAATTTCCCCTCGTTGTTATGTCAAAACCACGAGGAGAACCATCATGCAACAAACCCCTTGAGTTGAAGGTCTTGAATATCTCTGTTTGTTTTGATGGAAAAAGATAAGCTTTTTCTTTGTTATTATTATTTAGCTGACCTGTTAAACCGATTAAAAATTTTGCGCCGTCAACTTTAATTAATCTATCTAATAAATTTGCAGTATTTGGGGCAGATACAATTGGTTTTCCATTTTTCCATTTTATTATTTTAGATTGATCGCTAGCCGCTAATTGTTCGTATGTAAATGTGCGGTACTTGATGCTGTCAGTATTTTTAAAAACACCAAAGTTAAGATTCAACTGATCTACACCACTGATAGTCTCGATCGGATAGGTGGAAGTTATTGGGAAAGTAATATTCCATCCATCCGGAGGCTGAAGAGACATAATCAATCCATCTGGATTGGGACCAACTCCATAGAAAGTATATTCACCATTCATTCCGGTAAATATTGTTTGTCCATTGC
Protein-coding sequences here:
- a CDS encoding SDR family oxidoreductase; its protein translation is MEEKDIPALYRPVVWITGASSGIGRETAKQFARLGCRVCVSARRKKELSVLVKEIIGLGGYAYPFPLDITNLAEIQKVAKQIAKQFGRVDVLINNAGITSFKSISETSIKEIDAILKTNLLGHIACIKSVLPSMIERKGGSIFNIISMVAVKMYENSGAYTASKSGMLGFGKVLREEVRNLNIKVVNVIPGATDTEIWNKKIREKYSDRMMKAKSVAEAILSVYQMPDDVVIDELVIRPITGDIN